The Methanomassiliicoccales archaeon DNA segment CACGATCAATGTGTCCGCAGCCTTCAGCCTGGTCCCCTCTTCAGGATCGTATAACCAGCGCTTGCCGCGCTTGAGGGCGATGATGCGCATGCCCGTCTCGGATTCCACGCCCAGCTCCTCGATGGTGCGGCCGACCATGTCCGATCCCTCGCTGAGGACCAGACGCTTGATCTTCTCCTCCGCCTCCCTCAGTATGAAGGTCAGGAAGGGTCGTTTGTCCACTTCGCACTCCATGAGCTTGACTATGTCCCCGGCGGCGTTGGATATGCGCCGGGAGGCCGCGGCCACCTCTAACAGGGAGGACAGCTTGTTGGCGTCCTTGTGGGTGCGTGCGGAGAGCATGGCCTTTATCCTGATGTTCTTGCTCAGCTCCTCCACGTCCTCCTCCATCTTCTGGACCTCGTCCGCGATCTCATGGCTGTCGAACATTATGGAGGCGTAGGCCAGGTCTACCATTATCTCCGAGATGTCCTTCATCTCGGTGAGTATCTCCCGGACCGTGGCGTGGGCCAGATCGTACTTCTCTAACCGCTGCTCCTTTCCAAGCTCATTCATAAAAAGAACACCTGTACCGAGTCACGGCACCAGGCCACCGGCTGAACCGGGGGTTGTTGGTCGATTTAGCGCGTGACATCTTGGTTGGCCTCACGGGGTCGCCAGGCAGAACTCTCCCAGGCACCACCGTCATCATTCCTTATGTTTTTCTCTATATATCATCGTTGCGAAATAATGCCGTCGTTTTGCATACCTGCTGGAACTCATTTTTTACCATCTGGTGGAATGCCTTATTATTAATATTTTAAAATGTTACCTCTATCCGGGTGCTGACATGAGCGGGGCAGTGAGGACTTTTTTCAGCAACAATAAAGCGGTCTTCACCATGGGGTTCATAGCCCTGCTGATATCCTCGCTGGGCGACATATCGGCCGGGGTCACACTAGGTTTCATGACCGACAGCCTTGAGCTGCTTCCCGGGCTCATGATACTAATTCCACCGGCAATAGGCATGCGGGGTAACATATTCGGGGCGCTGGGAAGCCGGTTGGGAACCTCGATGCACGTGGGCACGTTCGAGCTATCCCTGCGCAAAGGGAGCATACTGCGGCAGAACATGGAGGCATCCCTGATCCTTACCATGGTCATCTCCTTCCTCATGGGCGTGCTGGCCAAGGTCGTCTCCGTCGCCCTCGGCGTGGAGAGCATCAGTCTGCAGCAGTTCATCTTCATCTCCGTGTTCGGGGGAGTGCTGGCCGGATTGGTACTTATAGTGGTCAACATCATCGTGGCCAACGTAGGCTTTCACCGCAACTGGGACATCGACAACATCAGCGCCCCCGTGCTGACGGCCGCCGGGGACATCGTAACGTTGCCCATGCTCTTCATCGCCGCCCTACTGGTAACTTGGACGAATCATGGCGGGCAACTGGTCATCAACCCCATGTTCTACGACATCATGATGGTGATCTTCCTAATCATCACTGTCTACCTGATCTACGACGCCCTGTACCGGAGGGACGAGGAGGCCAAGCGCATCTTCGTGCAGAGCGCCCCTGTGCTTTTAATATGCACCATGCTCGACCTGGGTGCCGGTCTCACCATTGAGGACCATTTGACCCATCTGGTGGCCTTCCCGGCCTTGTTGGTCATGATACCGCTGTTCCTGGAGAACAGCAACGCCCTGGGTGGGATATTGACGTCCCGCATGTCCTCCCTGTTGCATATGGGTATACTGGAACCGAAGAGCGTCCCTGGAAAGGCCAGCTACGAGAACTTTGTCATCATCTACATATTCGCCCTCTGGGTGTTCACCCTGACCAGTGTAACCGCTCACTTCGTATCGTTGGCCATGGGGCTGGCCTCGCCCGGTCTCTTGGCCATGATCACTCTGGGCCTTTTGGCCGGGCTGATAACCGTCACCGTGCTGAACTTCCTATCATATTACGTGGCGGTGACCACCTTCATGTTCTCCCTGGATCCGGACGACCACAGCATCCCGGTGACCTCCTCGGCCATCGATTTCATCGGGGCCCTGGCCCTCATGGGCATGATCGTCCTGCTCGGCCTCTCGGTCTGAGTTGGCACAAATTAATATGCTATGGAACGTTCCCTAAGTATCCGAAGGGGAGCTGAATGATAGACAGGCAGAGCATCCTGGCCAATTTGGAGAGATACGATCCCAAGAAGATTAAGATAGGCGTGCTGGCATCCCATTCCGCCCTGGACGTCTGCGACGGGGCGGTGGAAGAGGGCTTCCGTACCCTGGCCGTGTGCCAGGAGGGCCGGGACGCCGCCTACACCAAATACTTCAAGGCTTACCGCGAGAAGAACGGCAAGCTCCGCCGGGGCATGATCGACGAAGCCTTGATGTTGACCAAGTTCAAGGAGGCCACCACCCCCAAGGTCACCGAGCGCCTGCTCAAGGAGAACGTGCTTTTCGTACCCAACCGCTCCTTCACCTCCTACTGTGGCATCGACGCGGTGGAGAACGACTTCAAGGTCCCCCTGGTCGGCTCCCGCAACCTGCTCCGCTGCGAGGACCGCGGCGGGGAGAAGGACTATTACTGGCTGCTGGAACAGGCCAGCATGCCCTCGCCCCGCAAGGTGAAGCGGCCGGAGGACATCAGCGCCCTGACCATCGTCAAGCTGCATCATAAGCAGAAGAAGCTGGAGCGGGGCTTCTTCACCGCCTCCACCCCCGAGGAGTATCGAGAGAAGGCAGGGAAGCTGATCAAGGACGGTGTCATCGACCAGGAATCGCTGGCCGAGGCTCGCATGGAGGAATACATCATCGGCCCCGTCTTCAATCTGGACTTCTTCTACTCTCCCCTGGAGGAGAAGGGCAGCCGCATCGAGCTGCTTGGCATAGACTGGAGGTTCGAGTCGTCCCTGGACGGCTTCGTACGCCTGCCGGCGGCGCAGCAGCTGGCGCTAAATGATGCACAAAGCATTCCTGAGTACACCGTCTGCGGGCACAACTCCTCCACCATGAGAGAGTCCCTCCTGGACGGGGCGTTTGAGCTGGCCGAGAAGTTCGTGAAGGTGGCGGAAAAGCACTTCCATCCGGGCATGATCGGGCCGTTCTGCCTGCAGACCTGTGTGGACAAGGACCTGCACTTCTTCATATACGACGTCGCTCCGCGCATCGGCGGGGGCACCAACGTGCACATGTCCGTCGGTCACCCCTACGGCAACTCCCTATGGCGCCGGAGCATGAGCACCGGACGCCGACTGGCCATGGAGGTCAGGCGAGCGGTGGACGAGCAAAGGATTGAGGAGATCGTCACCTGATGGAAGCTTCGTAAAACCCCTTTTTTATTATTTTTTCCTTATGGCCAGCATTTTTTTTAGGTCTAAGTAACCTTTATAAACGGCAACACTATTCCGAAGTAATCCTAGACTCAGTCAGCACAATAGGTGCGCCTATCGCGAGGGAGGGAAATAATGCAAAGGAATAAAACCTGGAAGCTAGCGACCGGACTGATGGTCCTGATACTCCTGGCCACGCCATTGTTGGCGTTCGTGCCTTCCGAGGTCAGTGCCGCCACCGGGAACAAACTATCGATCAACGTGTTTGATAACGACGGTCCGATCATTGGAGCCACTGCCTCCCTTACGGAAGTGCGCAAGCAGGCCACCACCTACTCTGACAACTCCGACAGCGCCGGACTGATCGAGTTCACCCCTGCGACTGGTTACTACCAGCTCAGGATATCCGCCACCGGCTATTACGACTTCGTATACAGCGACGTTATCCGCTTCGATGGCATCAGCGCAAGAAACCTGGGCAACGCGATGATGACCGCTATGGCCACCGCTAACAAGTCCGTCCAGTTCAACGTCACCTCCGGTTCCACCGCGGTCTCATCGGCCGTCGTGACCGTCAAGGAGACCTACAATGGCGTGACCCAGACGGTCGCCACCGGCAGCACGAACGCTTCCGGCCTG contains these protein-coding regions:
- a CDS encoding potassium transporter TrkA is translated as MNELGKEQRLEKYDLAHATVREILTEMKDISEIMVDLAYASIMFDSHEIADEVQKMEEDVEELSKNIRIKAMLSARTHKDANKLSSLLEVAAASRRISNAAGDIVKLMECEVDKRPFLTFILREAEEKIKRLVLSEGSDMVGRTIEELGVESETGMRIIALKRGKRWLYDPEEGTRLKAADTLIVRGTDDGYDILRKYANGEEKWPVYPDDKGEEE
- a CDS encoding magnesium transporter; the protein is MSGAVRTFFSNNKAVFTMGFIALLISSLGDISAGVTLGFMTDSLELLPGLMILIPPAIGMRGNIFGALGSRLGTSMHVGTFELSLRKGSILRQNMEASLILTMVISFLMGVLAKVVSVALGVESISLQQFIFISVFGGVLAGLVLIVVNIIVANVGFHRNWDIDNISAPVLTAAGDIVTLPMLFIAALLVTWTNHGGQLVINPMFYDIMMVIFLIITVYLIYDALYRRDEEAKRIFVQSAPVLLICTMLDLGAGLTIEDHLTHLVAFPALLVMIPLFLENSNALGGILTSRMSSLLHMGILEPKSVPGKASYENFVIIYIFALWVFTLTSVTAHFVSLAMGLASPGLLAMITLGLLAGLITVTVLNFLSYYVAVTTFMFSLDPDDHSIPVTSSAIDFIGALALMGMIVLLGLSV
- a CDS encoding formate--phosphoribosylaminoimidazolecarboxamide ligase family protein; this translates as MIDRQSILANLERYDPKKIKIGVLASHSALDVCDGAVEEGFRTLAVCQEGRDAAYTKYFKAYREKNGKLRRGMIDEALMLTKFKEATTPKVTERLLKENVLFVPNRSFTSYCGIDAVENDFKVPLVGSRNLLRCEDRGGEKDYYWLLEQASMPSPRKVKRPEDISALTIVKLHHKQKKLERGFFTASTPEEYREKAGKLIKDGVIDQESLAEARMEEYIIGPVFNLDFFYSPLEEKGSRIELLGIDWRFESSLDGFVRLPAAQQLALNDAQSIPEYTVCGHNSSTMRESLLDGAFELAEKFVKVAEKHFHPGMIGPFCLQTCVDKDLHFFIYDVAPRIGGGTNVHMSVGHPYGNSLWRRSMSTGRRLAMEVRRAVDEQRIEEIVT